The following are encoded in a window of Nibricoccus aquaticus genomic DNA:
- the mobF gene encoding MobF family relaxase — protein sequence MIQTKVQFNLKNAQQYFREHLGAGDYYSEGQKVTGEWLGNGAEKLGLKGAVGEDAFLALCEGQHPETKLRLGQRLNSVRQEGDEVKANRRIFFDFTIAPPKSVSVVALYQDERIVGLHECAVRAAMHELEKRAEARIRKSGQNSERITGDVVTACFRHETSRELDPHLHTHCVVFNQTFDPVENCWKALHAAGMYRAHRFATNLYRHELCKGLRALGYEIENHARGFEIKGVPQSVIERFSKRHQQIDQETRERLAKGEKVENLNDLRERVAHGNRRRKLKNSSADRLRETWGQQMQPDELSALHALKSTRSGVAQKVDVAGMVVWAEQHLFERRAVVHDHELMAAALERGRGADFDLGTLRAVIDQRGYVREKGTDKLTSRETLGWELEVVMAAREGRNQHTALSPHHETSVDLSAEQKVAVERILRSRDLITLFRGGAGTGKSFALKEVERGLVAAARPVIVLAPQRQQVQDLQADGLSADTLANFLQQKQLPREAVVMVDEAGQIGARQLGELVRVVKAQRGRLILSGDTRQHGSVAASDALRAIEKHAGLKPAVIHAIRRQDPKLGETIEQRTFIRDYRNAVKLAADGKIADSFDALDRLGCVREVSDDSRREVIASEYVASVGRKERTLVVAQTREEVRQINEAIHDKLRDSGALGESSVLKTYQPVDLDEAQKRDARFYQEGQSAYFIRGYGRFARGGIYSIVGTTEKGVIFEKDGVRSAMSFRYADRFIVAAEKETAIGVGERLQLKFNGKSREGQRFNNGELVTVREISVDGSLVVEGGKAVRKTLSPTQRLFTRGYAVTSYGSQGKTVDSVLLADAANRAATNAQQWYVSISRGRKRVTVFTADKEELRAHVQQCGERDLALDLASTDATSVDVKQSARARQSMSAVEHVRRHQAAMRATQNNHQHIHL from the coding sequence ATGATACAGACCAAAGTTCAGTTCAACCTGAAGAATGCACAGCAGTATTTCCGCGAGCACCTCGGTGCTGGCGACTATTATTCGGAAGGGCAGAAGGTCACTGGAGAGTGGCTTGGCAATGGCGCTGAAAAACTCGGACTCAAAGGAGCTGTTGGTGAGGATGCATTCCTCGCGCTCTGTGAAGGCCAGCATCCGGAGACGAAGCTTCGCTTGGGTCAGCGACTGAACTCAGTCAGACAAGAAGGCGATGAGGTGAAAGCGAACCGGCGAATTTTCTTCGACTTCACGATTGCGCCACCGAAGAGCGTTTCAGTCGTCGCTCTTTATCAGGACGAACGCATCGTCGGACTTCACGAATGCGCAGTCCGTGCTGCCATGCATGAGTTGGAAAAGCGGGCTGAGGCTCGCATCCGAAAATCCGGACAGAACAGTGAGCGCATCACGGGCGACGTGGTGACCGCGTGCTTTCGGCATGAGACCAGTCGGGAGTTGGATCCTCATCTGCATACGCACTGTGTAGTCTTTAATCAGACGTTCGATCCGGTGGAAAACTGCTGGAAGGCGCTGCATGCGGCGGGCATGTACCGGGCGCATCGGTTCGCGACCAACCTGTACCGCCATGAACTCTGCAAAGGCCTACGCGCACTCGGCTACGAAATCGAAAACCACGCACGCGGTTTCGAAATCAAGGGAGTGCCGCAAAGTGTCATCGAACGGTTTTCAAAACGTCATCAGCAGATCGATCAGGAAACGCGGGAGCGTCTGGCGAAAGGCGAGAAGGTCGAAAACCTCAACGACCTTCGCGAACGCGTCGCGCATGGAAACCGGCGCAGGAAGTTGAAGAACTCTTCGGCGGATCGACTCCGCGAGACTTGGGGTCAGCAAATGCAGCCGGACGAACTGTCGGCTCTGCATGCATTGAAATCGACCCGCTCAGGAGTGGCGCAGAAAGTGGATGTGGCCGGGATGGTTGTGTGGGCGGAGCAGCATCTCTTCGAGCGTCGCGCGGTCGTGCATGACCATGAACTCATGGCTGCTGCGCTGGAACGCGGACGCGGTGCCGATTTCGATTTAGGTACGCTGCGAGCGGTCATCGACCAACGCGGTTACGTGCGTGAGAAAGGAACCGACAAACTTACCTCCCGAGAGACGCTGGGCTGGGAACTGGAAGTGGTCATGGCTGCACGGGAAGGACGTAACCAGCACACGGCACTGAGTCCGCATCATGAGACGTCGGTCGATCTTTCGGCTGAACAGAAGGTAGCGGTGGAAAGAATTTTGCGAAGTCGGGATTTAATTACGCTATTCCGTGGCGGCGCAGGAACTGGGAAAAGCTTTGCGCTCAAAGAGGTCGAGCGCGGCCTGGTGGCTGCGGCTCGTCCAGTCATCGTCCTGGCTCCTCAACGCCAACAGGTGCAGGACCTCCAAGCGGATGGACTGAGTGCCGATACGCTCGCGAATTTCCTACAACAAAAACAGCTGCCACGCGAAGCCGTTGTGATGGTCGATGAGGCTGGTCAGATTGGGGCTCGGCAACTCGGTGAACTAGTTCGCGTCGTGAAGGCTCAACGTGGGCGACTGATTCTCTCGGGTGATACCCGTCAGCATGGTTCGGTCGCTGCGTCTGATGCACTTCGCGCCATCGAGAAACATGCAGGCTTAAAACCGGCAGTGATCCATGCGATCCGGAGACAAGATCCTAAGCTCGGAGAGACTATCGAGCAGCGGACATTTATCCGTGACTATCGAAACGCCGTGAAACTGGCGGCCGACGGCAAGATTGCGGATTCCTTCGACGCACTGGATCGGCTCGGCTGTGTGCGTGAGGTCAGCGACGATTCTCGCCGTGAGGTTATCGCATCCGAATATGTTGCTTCCGTCGGTCGCAAGGAACGGACGCTCGTTGTGGCTCAGACCCGGGAAGAGGTCCGGCAGATCAATGAGGCGATCCATGACAAGTTGAGAGATTCGGGAGCGCTTGGCGAAAGCTCGGTGCTGAAAACGTATCAGCCGGTCGATCTGGACGAGGCTCAAAAGCGCGACGCCCGCTTCTATCAAGAGGGACAAAGCGCGTACTTCATCCGGGGCTATGGCCGCTTTGCTCGTGGAGGAATTTATTCCATCGTCGGTACCACCGAGAAAGGGGTGATCTTCGAAAAGGACGGTGTCCGCAGCGCGATGAGCTTTCGATACGCTGATCGCTTTATTGTCGCGGCAGAAAAGGAGACCGCGATCGGGGTGGGTGAGCGGCTGCAACTTAAGTTCAATGGAAAGTCACGTGAGGGACAGCGCTTTAACAACGGCGAGCTGGTCACGGTTCGCGAGATTTCCGTTGATGGGTCATTGGTGGTTGAAGGCGGAAAAGCCGTCCGGAAGACACTGAGTCCCACACAACGTCTTTTCACACGGGGCTACGCTGTCACGTCGTATGGTTCGCAAGGGAAGACGGTCGATTCGGTCTTGCTGGCGGATGCGGCTAATCGCGCGGCCACCAACGCGCAGCAGTGGTACGTATCCATTTCGCGCGGTCGAAAGAGGGTAACGGTTTTCACCGCTGACAAAGAAGAACTGCGAGCCCACGTCCAGCAGTGTGGCGAGCGGGATCTCGCGCTCGACCTGGCTTCGACGGACGCAACGTCGGTTGACGTGAAACAATCAGCGAGAGCGCGGCAGTCGATGTCGGCCGTCGAGCATGTGCGTCGTCATCAAGCTGCGATGCGCGCCACTCAAAATAACCATCAACACATTCATCTATGA
- a CDS encoding Nramp family divalent metal transporter — MRSAGESEQRAGSRKIGWLGPGLIMAASGIGASDVMTATIGGATYGGQLLWAVILGSFFKFVLSEGMARWQLATGLTMLEGWARHLPRWVLVGFAGYIVLWAVSVSGALITGCGLGIENLTGGAVPRSWGGLVHGALAFVFIYLARTRGFERAMKPLIVVMFLSIVICAGFAFREPAAVLKGLLLPTVPSGGGAYVLSVIGGIGGSLTLLSYNYLLRADRKVSPGELPGVRRDLLLAYVFTVVFGVSVMLIASRTFHAMEVTISGDDAVSGMARHLGELIGPLGSWIYSIGFWAAVTASLVGVWQSVPSMLADCYALLRRLPDDQRDAAMQMKSPVYRAGLIFMAVTSVPFAFAARPLAVIVVFTVLGSLFIPFLAGTLLYLNKRVLFPAPLRCNRPLTNVVLVVVLMGFGAVGVVEILELCQNL; from the coding sequence ATGCGATCTGCTGGTGAGTCAGAACAGCGCGCGGGCTCACGGAAGATCGGCTGGCTCGGGCCGGGATTGATCATGGCCGCCAGCGGCATCGGCGCGAGCGATGTGATGACGGCAACCATCGGCGGAGCAACCTACGGCGGGCAGTTGCTGTGGGCTGTTATCCTCGGCTCGTTTTTTAAGTTTGTGCTGAGCGAGGGCATGGCGCGTTGGCAGCTCGCTACCGGATTGACCATGCTCGAGGGTTGGGCGCGTCACCTTCCTCGCTGGGTGCTGGTCGGCTTCGCTGGTTATATCGTGCTCTGGGCCGTCTCGGTCAGTGGCGCGCTCATTACCGGTTGCGGACTCGGGATCGAGAATCTGACGGGTGGGGCAGTGCCGCGTTCGTGGGGCGGGCTGGTGCACGGGGCTCTGGCTTTCGTTTTTATTTATCTGGCGCGCACGCGCGGCTTCGAACGCGCGATGAAACCCCTCATCGTCGTGATGTTTCTCAGCATCGTGATCTGCGCCGGTTTCGCCTTTCGTGAACCGGCGGCCGTGCTCAAAGGATTGCTCCTGCCGACAGTCCCCAGCGGCGGCGGCGCGTATGTGCTGTCGGTGATCGGGGGCATTGGTGGTTCGCTGACGCTGCTATCCTACAACTATCTACTACGCGCCGATCGCAAAGTCAGCCCCGGTGAACTCCCCGGCGTGCGTCGCGACCTGCTGCTCGCATATGTGTTCACCGTTGTGTTTGGAGTTTCCGTTATGCTGATCGCGAGCCGTACCTTTCACGCGATGGAAGTGACGATCTCCGGTGATGACGCCGTTTCAGGGATGGCCAGACATCTAGGCGAACTCATCGGACCGCTGGGCAGTTGGATTTATTCGATTGGCTTCTGGGCGGCGGTGACCGCCTCACTCGTTGGAGTCTGGCAAAGCGTCCCGAGCATGCTGGCGGATTGCTATGCTCTGCTGCGCCGACTGCCGGATGATCAACGCGACGCCGCCATGCAAATGAAGTCACCGGTGTATCGTGCCGGGCTGATCTTCATGGCGGTCACCTCGGTGCCCTTCGCATTCGCAGCACGACCGCTGGCCGTCATCGTTGTGTTCACGGTGCTCGGGAGCCTCTTCATTCCGTTTCTCGCGGGAACGTTGCTTTATTTGAACAAACGCGTGCTCTTTCCCGCTCCCTTACGGTGCAACCGCCCACTGACGAATGTCGTGCTGGTTGTCGTGCTGATGGGGTTTGGTGCTGTCGGCGTGGTGGAAATTCTCGAGTTGTGCCAAAACTTATAA
- a CDS encoding DUF2934 domain-containing protein, which yields MTFIPSEWSRPDPPAEEAGFSSHQDVKFPGLVSTDRAAHEEILHRAYSIWECAGRPENCEVAHWLQAEAEVVGAV from the coding sequence ATGACATTTATACCCTCAGAATGGTCCCGCCCCGATCCTCCTGCTGAAGAAGCCGGGTTCTCCTCCCATCAAGATGTGAAATTCCCCGGCCTGGTCTCCACAGACAGAGCTGCCCATGAAGAAATTCTTCATCGTGCGTATTCGATCTGGGAATGCGCAGGGCGCCCAGAAAACTGTGAGGTTGCTCACTGGTTGCAGGCAGAGGCGGAAGTCGTAGGCGCTGTCTGA
- a CDS encoding response regulator: MNLATILLVEDEPTNVFFFQHAASKAGVTNPVQVAKDGQEAIDYLEGVGEFGDRLKYPLPGLVVLDLKLPRLTGFEVLKKIRAASALRRLIVVMLTSSASEEDINKAYALGINGYLVKPFKIEELISLVQALRDFWLTHNHPATRHAEWDVH, encoded by the coding sequence ATGAACCTCGCCACTATTTTGCTCGTCGAAGATGAGCCCACCAACGTTTTCTTTTTCCAGCATGCGGCGAGCAAGGCGGGCGTCACAAATCCGGTCCAGGTCGCGAAGGATGGCCAGGAGGCCATCGATTATCTCGAGGGAGTGGGGGAGTTCGGTGACCGCCTGAAATATCCGCTTCCTGGTCTGGTGGTTTTAGATCTGAAACTCCCGCGTCTAACCGGTTTCGAAGTGCTGAAAAAAATTCGTGCAGCCTCTGCGCTGCGGCGCCTGATCGTGGTGATGCTGACATCGTCCGCGAGTGAGGAGGACATCAACAAGGCCTACGCGCTCGGTATAAACGGATACCTTGTGAAGCCGTTTAAGATCGAGGAACTCATTTCGCTCGTCCAAGCCCTCAGGGATTTCTGGCTTACCCATAATCATCCGGCGACTCGTCACGCAGAATGGGACGTACACTAG
- a CDS encoding ATP-binding protein: MEHDSKSDPAPRSPGTPDNRSAPIIERAPLPIVEVQGTAHTVSYVNQAFCRLLAKTRGELIGNSFDQIVPGGNECLPILDLVYQTGEAHTHAHDEHAEAAPAHWLYAMWPTLDADDRAVGVIIQLTKIANFRRDVTAINEALLISGLRQHELTTDAVMMNAQLETEIGERKLVEAALLVANNKLANQADELELLVVERTEKLRETVADLEGFSYSVAHDMRTPLRGMQGFARILLDDHAGQLSADAHSYLERIESSAGRMDMLIQDVLNYTRVMRSEALLAPVDLDKLVRDIIATYHDWQPPKAELQVEGTLPHVLGHEGFLTQCVSNILSNAVKFVAPGLTPRVRIWAEERSPSSTQVPWPDENGKVPDGWANDGQVVRVWFEDNGIGIAAKDRGRIFRMFERINPAEQFEGTGIGLTIVRKAIQRLGGRIDFESEVGKGSRFWIELKKAPALFGAESKAV, from the coding sequence ATGGAACACGATTCGAAATCAGATCCAGCGCCGCGTTCGCCTGGTACTCCCGATAATCGATCCGCGCCGATTATCGAGCGTGCGCCGCTACCCATCGTCGAGGTGCAGGGGACCGCGCACACGGTTTCCTACGTGAACCAGGCGTTCTGCCGGTTGCTCGCAAAAACGCGGGGAGAATTGATCGGAAACTCGTTCGATCAGATCGTGCCCGGAGGTAACGAGTGTCTGCCGATTCTGGACCTCGTCTATCAAACCGGGGAGGCCCACACCCATGCTCACGATGAGCACGCGGAGGCTGCCCCCGCGCACTGGCTCTATGCGATGTGGCCCACATTAGATGCCGACGACCGCGCGGTCGGAGTCATTATCCAACTGACCAAAATCGCTAACTTTCGCCGAGACGTGACAGCGATCAACGAAGCGCTGCTCATCTCAGGGCTGCGCCAGCACGAATTAACGACGGACGCGGTGATGATGAACGCGCAACTGGAGACGGAAATCGGCGAACGCAAACTGGTGGAGGCGGCGCTGCTCGTCGCGAATAACAAGCTCGCCAATCAAGCGGACGAATTGGAGCTGCTCGTGGTCGAGCGCACCGAAAAACTGCGGGAGACTGTCGCCGATCTTGAAGGCTTTTCCTACAGTGTCGCTCACGACATGCGTACACCGCTGCGCGGCATGCAGGGATTTGCACGCATTCTCTTGGATGATCACGCCGGTCAGTTGAGTGCCGACGCGCACAGTTACCTGGAGCGGATCGAAAGCTCCGCCGGACGGATGGATATGCTCATACAGGACGTGCTCAATTATACGCGCGTGATGCGCAGCGAGGCACTGCTGGCACCGGTTGATTTGGACAAGCTGGTGCGGGACATTATCGCCACGTATCACGACTGGCAGCCGCCAAAAGCTGAACTTCAGGTCGAAGGAACCTTGCCACACGTGCTCGGGCACGAGGGATTTCTAACACAGTGCGTCTCGAATATTTTGAGCAATGCTGTCAAATTCGTCGCTCCCGGGCTCACTCCTCGCGTGCGGATCTGGGCAGAAGAGCGTTCACCATCTTCCACGCAGGTGCCGTGGCCGGACGAAAATGGAAAAGTACCGGACGGATGGGCAAACGACGGACAGGTTGTACGAGTCTGGTTCGAAGATAACGGAATCGGCATCGCAGCGAAAGATCGCGGGCGTATTTTTCGTATGTTCGAACGCATCAATCCCGCTGAGCAGTTCGAAGGCACTGGCATTGGACTGACTATCGTTCGCAAAGCGATCCAGCGGCTCGGCGGCCGGATCGATTTCGAATCGGAGGTAGGCAAAGGAAGCCGGTTCTGGATCGAGTTGAAAAAAGCTCCCGCATTGTTCGGCGCGGAGTCGAAGGCTGTGTAG
- a CDS encoding hybrid sensor histidine kinase/response regulator, with product MDADSIAGGPNLMLDLHGWVSPLIERAPLPMVEVEGKLHSVCSMNAAFCRLLGKTSEQLIGKPFGQIVRNGQTCTDLLDRVYQTGEFETHVDSDHSAENPAFWLYAMWPTLGADKKPARVVIQLTKSVHFHRDVAAMNEALLISGLRQHELREEAEKSNTRSQGEIAYQKVTEVALRNLNELLRSATGVAEQANRAKDDFLAALSHELRTPLTPVLIAASALREDPRLPSDVRLQLAMIERNVALEARLIDDLLDLTKISNGKLRLRSEMCDAHSLIGLAIEIVRDDACDKEITIERLFTATHSGLIADPARFQQVVWNLLRNAVKFTPRGGKISVRTADENITPKETWLRIEVSDTGIGIDPSGLEQIFLPFDQGGLTGNHRFGGVGLGLAIARAVVQMHGGRITAESPGTNQGAKFIVSLPGALDPPPGVAETALPFSQSPVVSGESLQKLRLLVVEDHVTTLNALLRLLRRDGHQVVAAMSVAEALAAAAENTFDLVISDLGLPDGTGTELMEKLRASHGLRGVALSGYGMEEDLTRSAAAGFIAHLTKPVAIAELRRVVATVGSPTP from the coding sequence ATGGACGCCGACTCAATCGCTGGTGGCCCAAACCTGATGCTCGACCTTCACGGCTGGGTGTCCCCGCTTATCGAGCGCGCGCCGCTGCCCATGGTCGAAGTGGAGGGTAAACTCCACTCGGTGTGTTCCATGAACGCCGCGTTTTGCCGGTTGCTGGGCAAGACGAGCGAACAGCTGATTGGGAAACCGTTCGGGCAGATCGTGCGCAACGGACAGACCTGCACGGATCTACTCGATCGCGTTTACCAGACGGGTGAATTCGAAACCCATGTCGATTCCGACCACTCGGCGGAAAATCCTGCCTTTTGGCTCTACGCCATGTGGCCGACGCTGGGCGCGGATAAAAAGCCCGCCAGAGTGGTCATCCAGCTGACGAAGTCGGTGCATTTTCACCGGGATGTGGCGGCGATGAATGAAGCGCTGTTGATCTCCGGCCTGCGTCAGCACGAACTCCGCGAAGAAGCGGAGAAATCAAATACGCGGTCTCAAGGAGAGATCGCTTATCAGAAGGTCACCGAAGTCGCTCTGCGAAACCTGAACGAGCTGCTCCGCAGCGCCACCGGGGTGGCTGAACAAGCGAACCGTGCGAAGGACGATTTTCTGGCAGCTCTCTCGCACGAGTTGCGCACACCGCTCACGCCGGTGCTTATCGCTGCGTCTGCGCTGCGCGAAGATCCGCGCCTCCCTTCCGACGTTCGCCTGCAACTCGCCATGATCGAGCGCAACGTCGCCTTGGAAGCACGGCTCATTGATGACCTGCTCGATCTCACCAAGATCTCCAATGGCAAACTTCGTCTGCGCTCGGAGATGTGCGACGCGCATTCGCTCATCGGCCTCGCGATCGAGATCGTGCGCGACGATGCGTGCGACAAAGAGATCACCATCGAGCGGCTGTTCACAGCGACGCACAGCGGACTGATCGCCGATCCCGCCCGGTTTCAGCAGGTCGTGTGGAATCTGCTTCGTAATGCCGTTAAGTTCACTCCGCGCGGTGGAAAAATTTCAGTCCGGACTGCGGATGAAAACATCACGCCCAAAGAAACTTGGCTGCGAATCGAGGTGTCGGATACCGGGATAGGAATCGATCCTTCGGGCCTCGAGCAGATTTTTCTTCCATTTGACCAGGGGGGACTGACGGGAAACCACCGCTTTGGCGGCGTCGGGCTGGGGCTCGCCATCGCCCGCGCTGTGGTGCAAATGCACGGCGGGCGAATCACCGCGGAGAGTCCCGGGACCAATCAAGGAGCCAAATTCATCGTCTCCCTTCCCGGTGCGCTCGACCCGCCTCCTGGCGTTGCCGAGACCGCTCTGCCATTCTCGCAGAGCCCGGTCGTCTCAGGGGAAAGTCTGCAGAAGCTCCGGCTGCTTGTGGTGGAGGATCACGTGACAACTTTGAACGCGCTCCTCCGGTTGCTGCGACGCGACGGGCATCAGGTGGTTGCAGCCATGAGTGTGGCCGAAGCTCTCGCCGCGGCTGCGGAAAATACCTTCGACTTAGTCATCTCAGATCTCGGGCTCCCCGATGGTACAGGCACCGAGCTGATGGAGAAATTGCGTGCCTCTCACGGTCTGCGCGGTGTCGCGTTGAGTGGTTATGGCATGGAAGAAGATCTCACCCGATCCGCTGCCGCCGGTTTTATCGCACATCTCACGAAACCAGTGGCCATCGCAGAACTACGGCGCGTCGTCGCCACCGTGGGATCTCCGACGCCGTAG
- a CDS encoding ATPase domain-containing protein, with the protein MKNKSVVTPRTRAEKPAIAAGKVTIRQLPTGVRGLDDILGGGLPEYSFNIIAGTPGCGKTTLAHQFVFANATPKRPALYFTVLGEPAIKMLRYQQQYSFFDSEKLNDSIRFINLTEVVVEQDLSAVLAEITKQVEKSNAGVVVVDSFRTVLRKVAQRGAESEMELQSFIQRLAMLLTSFQATTFLIGEYTESEMRDNPVFTVADGLFWLSQVAERNSVVRKLQIIKLRGQASVPGLHTIRIGSYGLQAFSRTLGLAGRKTSPRSGRRLSTGIRELDKLLGGGIPEGDSVLIAGPSGTGKSALATQFIDAGIRKGESGIIAIFEERPEGYVARAAGLGLDLSKPQQAGKLEVLYLRPLDLSVDETMQEILDAVKRTGAKRLVIDSLVGFEMAIAPGFRADFRESLYRMIGALTGAGVTIVSTVEIEDSFTSFQFSHYAISFLTDDIIRLRYVEIDGQLRKILVVVKMRGGNHSKDIREYVIDDSGVVLIRPHSTEYTRLTSGLPERVGERKEIAPEPKALK; encoded by the coding sequence ATGAAAAATAAATCCGTCGTCACCCCGCGCACCCGCGCTGAAAAACCCGCCATTGCCGCGGGTAAAGTGACGATCCGCCAGCTGCCCACCGGCGTGCGAGGGCTCGACGATATTCTCGGCGGCGGTTTGCCGGAGTATTCGTTCAACATCATCGCGGGCACGCCTGGATGCGGAAAGACCACGCTCGCGCATCAATTCGTCTTCGCCAACGCGACGCCGAAAAGACCTGCGCTCTACTTCACCGTCCTCGGTGAACCCGCCATCAAGATGCTGCGCTACCAGCAGCAGTATTCGTTTTTCGACAGTGAGAAATTAAACGACTCTATCCGCTTCATCAACCTCACCGAGGTTGTCGTTGAGCAGGATCTGAGCGCCGTCCTTGCCGAGATCACGAAGCAGGTGGAAAAATCCAACGCCGGCGTCGTCGTGGTGGACTCCTTTCGCACCGTGCTGCGCAAGGTAGCCCAGCGCGGAGCTGAATCCGAGATGGAGCTTCAATCGTTCATCCAGCGTCTGGCCATGCTGCTGACGAGTTTTCAGGCGACCACGTTCTTGATCGGCGAATACACCGAGTCCGAGATGCGCGACAATCCCGTGTTCACGGTCGCCGACGGGCTTTTCTGGCTCTCCCAAGTCGCCGAACGAAACTCGGTGGTGAGAAAGCTCCAGATCATCAAGCTTCGCGGCCAGGCCTCCGTGCCTGGGCTGCACACGATCCGGATTGGGAGCTACGGCTTGCAGGCATTTTCCCGCACCTTGGGACTGGCCGGGAGAAAGACGTCTCCGCGTTCGGGTCGGCGGCTCTCCACGGGAATCCGCGAATTGGACAAATTGCTGGGCGGTGGGATTCCCGAAGGCGACAGCGTGTTGATCGCGGGTCCCTCGGGCACAGGGAAGTCGGCGCTCGCGACCCAGTTTATCGATGCTGGGATTCGCAAAGGAGAATCCGGCATCATCGCGATCTTCGAGGAGCGTCCGGAAGGCTATGTTGCCCGCGCGGCGGGGCTTGGCTTGGATCTCTCCAAACCACAGCAGGCGGGAAAACTCGAAGTCCTGTATCTGCGACCGCTCGATCTTTCGGTGGATGAAACGATGCAGGAGATTCTCGATGCGGTGAAAAGAACCGGCGCGAAACGGCTCGTGATCGATTCACTGGTGGGTTTCGAAATGGCGATCGCCCCCGGCTTTCGCGCGGACTTTCGCGAGTCGCTCTACCGGATGATTGGCGCGCTGACGGGAGCCGGAGTCACGATCGTCAGCACGGTCGAGATCGAGGATTCGTTCACGTCGTTTCAATTCAGTCACTATGCGATCTCGTTTCTGACGGATGACATCATCCGGCTTCGCTACGTGGAGATAGACGGGCAACTCCGGAAAATTCTCGTCGTGGTGAAAATGCGCGGTGGAAACCATAGCAAAGACATCCGCGAGTACGTCATCGACGACAGCGGCGTGGTCCTTATCCGCCCACATAGCACCGAGTACACCCGGCTCACCAGCGGCCTGCCGGAGCGCGTGGGTGAACGAAAAGAAATCGCGCCGGAACCCAAGGCGTTGAAGTAG